The Aureitalea marina genome includes a window with the following:
- a CDS encoding SLC13 family permease, whose protein sequence is MKPFPAYKFAAFLSGPLAFLAVLAFPGDLVTAAMDPVIAVAVWMIIWWISEAVSISVTALLPLALFPLLGIMDIKSVSANYANPIVFLFFGGFVIALALEKVQLHRRIALSILKITGTKANGIVLGFMIATALMSMWISNTASTVVMLPIAVSVITLLMDDADGFTKNDQNFALAIMLGIAFSANIGGMSTLIGTPPNSVMLAFLNETYQIDIGFFQWMKLGVPFSLIMLAVAYFFIVKVFYPNHLGVIGSSSTVIQSELDKLGPMSRGEKVVLAIFLLTAVAWMLRSAINNWIPGLGLTDTTISMIAAVAMFVVPINLRKGSFPLEWPDTSRLPWGILILFGGGLALASGLTQGGFIDMIGEFIASKENWSVILVTSVLIAIMLFMTELMSNVALVTILVPLVVGIAIGMDTPILQMVIPVTLASSCAFMLPMATPPNAIVFASGHIRVHQMARIGVVLNVLAVGLLILVAYYVVPILF, encoded by the coding sequence ATGAAGCCCTTTCCGGCATACAAATTTGCAGCATTTTTAAGTGGACCACTGGCATTTTTAGCCGTGTTGGCCTTTCCGGGGGACCTGGTCACCGCTGCCATGGATCCGGTAATTGCCGTTGCTGTCTGGATGATCATCTGGTGGATCTCTGAAGCGGTGAGCATCTCGGTCACAGCCCTATTACCGTTAGCCCTATTTCCCTTACTAGGGATTATGGATATCAAATCCGTATCCGCCAATTACGCAAACCCCATCGTCTTTCTGTTCTTTGGTGGCTTTGTGATCGCCTTAGCCCTGGAAAAGGTACAATTGCACAGGAGGATTGCACTTTCCATTTTGAAAATAACGGGCACCAAGGCCAACGGGATCGTACTCGGATTTATGATCGCAACTGCCCTGATGAGTATGTGGATTTCCAATACTGCCTCCACCGTGGTCATGCTACCCATTGCTGTATCTGTGATCACCTTATTGATGGATGATGCTGACGGTTTTACGAAGAACGATCAGAATTTTGCTCTAGCTATCATGTTAGGGATTGCCTTCTCGGCAAATATTGGTGGGATGTCTACCTTGATTGGGACACCTCCAAACTCGGTAATGCTCGCCTTCCTGAACGAAACCTACCAAATTGATATCGGCTTTTTTCAATGGATGAAGTTGGGTGTGCCATTCTCACTGATCATGTTGGCGGTAGCCTATTTTTTTATCGTCAAGGTCTTTTACCCAAACCACTTGGGTGTGATCGGCTCTTCGAGTACTGTGATTCAAAGTGAACTGGATAAACTTGGGCCCATGAGCCGGGGAGAGAAGGTCGTCTTGGCCATATTCTTACTAACGGCTGTTGCCTGGATGCTCCGTTCTGCCATCAATAATTGGATTCCAGGCTTGGGGTTAACAGATACCACTATTTCCATGATAGCAGCTGTTGCCATGTTTGTGGTTCCTATCAATCTTAGGAAGGGTTCCTTTCCGCTAGAATGGCCGGATACGTCGCGCTTACCATGGGGAATACTAATCCTCTTTGGAGGAGGGCTGGCACTGGCCAGTGGGCTAACCCAGGGAGGATTTATCGATATGATTGGCGAGTTCATTGCTTCGAAAGAGAATTGGAGTGTGATCTTGGTCACCTCAGTCCTGATCGCCATTATGTTGTTTATGACAGAATTGATGAGCAATGTCGCCTTGGTGACTATTTTGGTTCCACTGGTTGTTGGAATAGCTATTGGAATGGATACGCCCATTCTCCAGATGGTTATTCCGGTGACTTTGGCCAGTAGCTGTGCCTTTATGCTTCCCATGGCCACCCCGCCCAACGCCATCGTCTTTGCAAGCGGACATATACGGGTACATCAAATGGCAAGGATAGGTGTCGTACTCAATGTATTGGCCGTTGGACTGTTGATATTGGTGGCGTACTATGTAGTTCCAATCTTATTCTGA
- a CDS encoding carboxypeptidase-like regulatory domain-containing protein: MKSYPLFIILLLATTFGLRAQSYTARVVDSATSEPIPFATVILGKNAGVITNEEGVFSITADQREQISDSVYISSMGYGKRGIWLGDAQEAVIRLPEQTYELKGVFLSANVLSVDEILEQVKANLDKNYAADMSRKKIFFRQSDFSLMDKMDIEFKESSIEELNEELMDSIIKLIPRESSYYKEAVGDFYGDYRSQKLFVERAAELYDKDKDVSMDGISEKLETIFKENVKSDSYLKVKSGIFGTKIQLDSARAAGNDDATIQVEVEDETDYSSFQKQIKWGIDELYEQLFFQEDSELDILSKSNRYKYELDGYTMIDNGPAYVLKFNPKGKKDFKGTMYVNVDDFAVVRLEFENVRPLSKFGLLGIRYRHNVYRGKMLFGKDETGAYSPRYLELEDGEVVGVDRPLKVIEKNKNVKGRRKQNELSLHFDMGVTSLSKYEMVVFETEGISKSDFQSAKENPKVKATYLSQYDPTFWEGYAIMEPNEAIQAFRVGE; encoded by the coding sequence ATGAAATCCTATCCATTATTCATCATTTTGTTACTGGCCACAACATTTGGCCTCAGAGCACAGTCTTACACCGCCCGAGTGGTCGATTCAGCCACGAGTGAACCCATACCCTTTGCCACGGTCATCCTGGGCAAGAATGCAGGGGTGATCACAAACGAGGAAGGTGTTTTTTCCATCACCGCAGATCAACGGGAACAAATATCAGATTCGGTCTATATCTCCTCCATGGGATATGGTAAACGAGGTATCTGGTTAGGCGATGCGCAGGAGGCGGTCATTCGGCTTCCGGAGCAAACCTACGAGCTCAAAGGAGTTTTCCTCAGTGCTAATGTGTTATCCGTAGACGAGATCCTGGAACAGGTTAAAGCGAATCTTGACAAAAATTATGCGGCCGATATGAGCCGTAAGAAGATCTTTTTTCGCCAGTCGGATTTTAGTCTTATGGATAAGATGGATATCGAGTTTAAGGAATCCAGTATAGAGGAGCTGAACGAGGAATTGATGGATAGTATAATCAAATTGATCCCGCGTGAGTCGTCCTACTACAAGGAAGCGGTAGGCGATTTTTATGGAGACTACAGATCACAGAAGCTATTCGTTGAGCGAGCAGCTGAACTCTACGATAAGGATAAGGATGTTTCTATGGACGGTATATCCGAAAAGCTGGAGACCATCTTCAAGGAGAACGTCAAATCGGATTCTTATCTCAAGGTCAAATCTGGCATTTTTGGGACCAAGATCCAATTGGATTCTGCCCGTGCAGCGGGTAATGACGATGCCACCATTCAGGTAGAGGTGGAAGACGAGACTGACTACAGCAGTTTTCAGAAACAGATCAAATGGGGGATAGACGAGCTCTATGAGCAGCTCTTCTTTCAAGAGGATTCGGAACTGGATATCCTGTCCAAATCCAACCGCTACAAATACGAATTGGACGGCTACACCATGATCGATAATGGCCCGGCTTACGTACTGAAGTTCAACCCGAAAGGGAAGAAGGATTTCAAAGGGACCATGTATGTGAATGTGGACGATTTTGCCGTCGTCCGATTGGAATTCGAAAATGTCCGGCCCCTATCCAAATTTGGATTGTTAGGGATTCGATATCGTCACAATGTGTACAGAGGGAAGATGTTGTTTGGCAAAGACGAAACAGGAGCATACAGCCCGCGATATCTTGAATTGGAGGATGGTGAGGTAGTTGGCGTGGACCGGCCACTGAAAGTAATTGAGAAGAACAAGAATGTGAAGGGTAGAAGAAAACAGAATGAACTATCGCTTCATTTCGATATGGGGGTAACTTCCCTCAGCAAGTACGAGATGGTCGTATTTGAGACCGAAGGGATCTCCAAGTCGGACTTTCAATCTGCTAAAGAGAATCCGAAGGTAAAGGCTACCTATCTTTCACAATACGACCCGACCTTTTGGGAGGGTTATGCCATTATGGAACCCAATGAAGCCATTCAGGCATTTAGGGTAGGCGAGTAA
- a CDS encoding DUF805 domain-containing protein gives MFLNPFSFKGRIRRLEYGLSYLIYLVIFYGSGAVLVENDDFGIVYLIIVVPLLWFLFAQGAKRCHDLGESGFFQLIPFYVLWMVFADGKSRPNKWGHNPKHIEGGVHSDFLQLRVRLPEKTPLTLLIEGLPFVLLNVFLGLLMDHLMGYEIMAGVYGIGYAVITFLSYYLLLVFCFKGREIQSIRPFLFRHRLIYAVAVYILIRIYRVIFHEEIFGYGSWIVDVALVIGIWMSTYISILIYPLTNKKNQLNE, from the coding sequence ATGTTCCTGAACCCATTTTCATTTAAGGGCCGAATCCGTCGTTTGGAATACGGTCTTAGCTACTTAATCTATCTTGTTATTTTCTATGGTTCCGGGGCCGTGCTTGTTGAGAACGACGACTTTGGCATTGTTTACCTCATCATAGTTGTTCCCCTTTTGTGGTTTTTATTTGCTCAAGGGGCCAAGCGATGTCATGACCTTGGAGAGAGCGGCTTCTTTCAGCTTATTCCGTTCTATGTTCTTTGGATGGTCTTTGCAGATGGCAAAAGCCGTCCAAACAAATGGGGACACAATCCAAAACATATTGAGGGTGGTGTACATAGCGACTTTTTACAATTACGGGTGCGCTTGCCCGAAAAAACACCACTGACACTCCTTATCGAAGGACTACCATTTGTACTGCTCAATGTTTTTCTTGGCCTGCTCATGGATCACCTTATGGGATATGAGATCATGGCGGGAGTCTATGGAATCGGGTATGCAGTAATCACCTTTTTGTCCTATTACCTCTTACTCGTCTTTTGTTTTAAGGGGCGCGAGATCCAATCCATCCGACCATTTCTATTCAGGCATCGGTTAATTTATGCCGTAGCAGTATATATTCTCATTCGAATCTATCGGGTGATCTTTCATGAAGAGATATTTGGTTATGGATCATGGATTGTGGATGTGGCCCTGGTAATTGGCATATGGATGAGTACATATATTTCGATTCTGATCTATCCATTGACGAACAAGAAAAACCAACTAAATGAGTAA
- a CDS encoding phosphoenolpyruvate carboxylase, with translation MRLPKHERFETQVLSRYQIYNSIFMTLPFDTITRTGVLLPLFSEICQEGFEKGMNPSEIVKQFFDTYYQGRSKEEQTNLLFRFIQYIERQVVLFDAIEDAAFTNINNMDGRGTLRNVKEEAEDLNKKEELKEYLKRFSVRTVLTAHPTQFYPGSVLGIITDLAKAIAENDLELIKKLLAQLGKTPFFKKQKPTPFNEAVSLIWYLENVFYHSVSAINSYIRHNVFEGEDWKNPVINLGFWPGGDRDGNPFVTTQITLDVADRLRTSVIKNYYRDLRHIRRRTTFKGVVEISSALEKELYEHAFRPHSEVTLKAEDILDKLGRMRDLLVNEHEGLFVDLVEELISKVRLFGMYFASLDIRQDSRVHHSVMEAIMETHPDLFPPNYSDLDEAGQIEALSNLTGKIDPDSLSDKMARKTLASIYAMRVIQKSNGELGCNRYIISNNGSVINVMEAFAMLRMSDWKEPTVDVIPLFETVDDLGVADQVMETLYTNPEYKAHLERRGQVQTIMLGFSDGTKDGGYLMANWSIYTAKERLTAISRKYGITALFFDGRGGPPARGGGKTHQFYASLGDTIEQQEIQLTIQGQTISSNFGTPDSCRYNLEQLLSSGIVGGVFNEEHNDLAPEDRETMEHLAQLSYQAYQDFKGHAKFLPYLERMSTLKYYAKTNIGSRPSKRGKDTELVFSDLRAIPFVGSWSQLKQNVPGFYGVGLAIESFEKEGKLQDVIDLYQRSSFFRTLLENSMMSLTKSFFQLTAYMKDDPEFGEFWKMIHQEYERSKAMLLKVSGYSELMEDSRAMRASIAVREQIVLPLLTIQQFALRSIEELKSEANADELRVYEQMVTRSLFGNINASRNSA, from the coding sequence ATGCGATTACCCAAGCACGAACGTTTTGAGACCCAGGTGCTCTCCCGTTATCAGATATACAACAGTATCTTCATGACACTGCCTTTTGATACCATAACCAGAACCGGTGTTCTATTACCCCTGTTCTCTGAAATATGCCAGGAGGGATTTGAAAAGGGCATGAATCCATCAGAGATCGTCAAGCAATTTTTTGACACCTACTATCAGGGGCGGTCCAAAGAAGAACAGACCAATCTCTTGTTCCGTTTTATACAGTATATAGAGCGGCAGGTCGTCTTATTCGATGCCATAGAGGATGCCGCCTTTACGAACATCAACAATATGGATGGTCGGGGAACACTTCGGAATGTAAAGGAAGAAGCCGAGGACCTGAACAAGAAGGAGGAACTGAAGGAATACCTGAAAAGATTCTCAGTGCGCACTGTTCTGACCGCTCACCCCACTCAGTTCTATCCCGGTTCCGTACTGGGTATCATCACGGATCTGGCGAAGGCCATCGCTGAAAACGATCTGGAATTGATCAAAAAACTATTGGCCCAGCTAGGAAAGACCCCCTTCTTCAAGAAACAGAAGCCAACTCCCTTTAACGAGGCCGTAAGTCTGATCTGGTACCTGGAAAACGTCTTCTATCATAGTGTCAGCGCCATAAACAGCTATATCCGACACAATGTATTTGAGGGAGAAGATTGGAAGAATCCGGTGATCAATCTCGGATTTTGGCCCGGTGGCGACAGGGATGGTAACCCATTTGTCACTACCCAGATCACCCTGGATGTAGCAGACCGATTACGGACCAGTGTGATCAAGAATTACTATCGTGATCTTCGGCACATAAGAAGACGTACTACATTCAAAGGAGTAGTAGAGATCAGTTCGGCCCTGGAGAAGGAACTCTATGAACATGCTTTCAGGCCACATTCTGAAGTCACTCTGAAAGCAGAGGATATCCTGGACAAACTGGGACGCATGCGGGATCTACTTGTGAATGAACATGAAGGGCTATTTGTTGACCTTGTAGAAGAGCTGATATCCAAAGTCAGGTTATTTGGAATGTACTTTGCCAGTTTGGATATCAGGCAGGACTCCCGGGTGCACCACTCTGTCATGGAAGCCATCATGGAGACGCATCCAGATCTGTTCCCACCTAACTATTCCGATCTGGATGAAGCCGGACAGATCGAGGCCTTGTCCAATTTGACCGGGAAGATCGATCCAGACTCGCTATCAGACAAAATGGCCCGTAAAACGCTGGCTTCTATCTATGCCATGAGGGTGATACAAAAAAGCAATGGTGAGCTGGGCTGTAACCGATACATCATCAGTAACAATGGTAGTGTGATCAACGTGATGGAGGCCTTCGCTATGTTGCGTATGAGCGACTGGAAGGAACCTACCGTAGACGTGATCCCCTTGTTTGAAACCGTAGACGATCTAGGTGTTGCAGATCAGGTGATGGAGACTTTATACACCAATCCAGAATACAAAGCTCATCTGGAAAGAAGAGGTCAGGTGCAGACCATCATGCTCGGTTTTAGCGATGGGACCAAGGATGGGGGATACCTCATGGCCAATTGGAGTATCTATACAGCCAAGGAACGATTAACCGCCATTTCTAGGAAATACGGAATCACTGCCCTATTCTTCGATGGTCGTGGTGGACCTCCAGCCAGGGGAGGTGGAAAAACACATCAGTTCTATGCATCCCTTGGTGATACCATCGAACAACAAGAGATACAGCTAACCATTCAAGGTCAGACCATCAGTTCTAATTTTGGGACACCGGATTCTTGCCGGTACAACCTGGAACAATTGCTCAGTTCCGGAATTGTTGGTGGAGTCTTCAATGAAGAACACAATGACCTGGCACCTGAGGACAGGGAGACTATGGAACATCTGGCGCAATTAAGCTACCAAGCCTATCAGGATTTTAAAGGTCATGCCAAATTCCTGCCCTACCTGGAACGGATGAGTACCTTAAAATACTACGCCAAGACCAATATTGGCAGCCGCCCATCCAAAAGAGGAAAGGATACTGAACTTGTTTTTAGTGATCTGCGAGCGATTCCATTTGTGGGAAGCTGGAGCCAACTGAAGCAAAATGTTCCCGGATTCTATGGGGTCGGCCTTGCGATTGAATCTTTTGAAAAAGAAGGTAAACTTCAGGATGTGATCGATCTCTATCAACGGTCCTCTTTCTTTCGAACACTCTTGGAAAATAGTATGATGAGCCTGACCAAATCATTTTTCCAATTGACAGCCTATATGAAGGACGATCCCGAGTTTGGGGAATTCTGGAAAATGATCCACCAGGAATACGAGCGTTCCAAGGCCATGCTGCTTAAAGTATCTGGATATTCCGAATTGATGGAAGACAGCCGAGCCATGCGTGCTTCCATAGCTGTCAGGGAACAGATCGTTCTGCCACTGCTGACCATTCAGCAATTTGCCCTTAGGAGTATTGAGGAGTTAAAATCCGAAGCAAATGCGGACGAGCTTCGTGTTTACGAACAGATGGTAACCCGATCGCTGTTTGGAAATATCAATGCCAGCAGGAATTCAGCCTAG
- a CDS encoding TonB-dependent receptor plug domain-containing protein, with the protein MLRTLLFLFLIGFSHLLTAQQIQVFSQSDDQVVSGVALYSLDRLKIATTNLKGQTDLQEFDTEEPILFTHIAHQDTTLTKKEILANGSVVYLKEDESALDEIVLSVSKFGQQKRDIPQQIISLTSEEILFRNPQTAADLLQNSGQVFVQKSQLGGGSPMIRGFSTSRLLTVVDGVRFNTAIFRGGNIQNVISIDPLSIDRTEVILGPGSVVYGSDAIGGVISFYTKKPAFSFEEGMSFSGEALARYSTANQEKTGHLELNFGMKEWAFLTSISYSDFDDLKMGSHGPDDYLRPEYVQTVNGEDVIVKNDDPEKQVSTGYDQFGLMQKIRYMPSKSWDFDLALTYSATSDYDRYDRLIQEAEGNLRYAEWYYGPQRWFSGRFSANHHLDDALLFDDSQLTLAYQQFEESRNNRRFNEVELYQNDEQVDAFSVNLDLTKKIDRTNIFYGLEYVYNLVGSSGWVTDISTGQTTADATRYPDGSSWQSIAAYASMQSDLGPEVSFQGGLRYNHILIDASFEENNAFFDFPFSNVDINTGALTGSAGITWVPNEKIQWKLNFGTAFRAPNIDDVGKVFDSEPGSVVVPNPDLQPEYAYNGEIGVLFNFGNIVRLDLGTYYTILDDALVRRDFTINGQSEIIYQGELSNVQAIQNAGRAEVYGFEAGVEVNFSPQWQLTSQYNITDGFTEEADGSEVPVRHAAPPFGNTHLKYKRSKWSLDAFAEYNGQFNFEDLAPSQQNNPFLYAKDENGNPFSPSWYTLNFGAQYAITKDLQLTALLENITDQRYRPYASGIAAPGTNLILSANYVF; encoded by the coding sequence ATGCTTAGAACCTTACTGTTCCTTTTCCTAATTGGTTTCAGTCATCTCCTTACCGCGCAACAAATACAGGTCTTTTCACAAAGCGATGACCAGGTTGTATCGGGGGTAGCCTTATATAGTTTAGATCGACTTAAGATCGCTACTACAAACTTGAAGGGTCAAACCGATCTTCAGGAATTCGATACAGAAGAACCGATCTTATTCACACACATTGCTCATCAGGACACCACCTTGACCAAAAAGGAAATATTGGCCAATGGTTCTGTGGTTTATCTGAAGGAAGATGAAAGTGCCTTGGACGAGATCGTGCTTTCTGTTTCCAAATTCGGACAGCAGAAAAGAGACATTCCACAACAGATTATCAGTTTGACCAGTGAGGAGATCTTATTTAGAAACCCTCAGACTGCGGCTGACCTGCTTCAGAACAGTGGACAGGTTTTTGTTCAGAAAAGTCAACTGGGCGGGGGGAGTCCGATGATCAGAGGATTCTCTACCAGCCGATTGTTGACCGTAGTAGATGGGGTACGATTCAATACGGCGATATTCCGGGGAGGTAATATCCAGAACGTAATCTCCATCGATCCGCTGTCCATCGACCGTACCGAGGTGATATTGGGTCCGGGCTCCGTGGTTTACGGTAGTGATGCCATAGGGGGTGTGATCAGTTTTTACACCAAAAAACCGGCATTCTCCTTCGAAGAAGGCATGTCTTTTTCGGGAGAGGCACTGGCGAGATATTCTACGGCTAACCAGGAAAAAACAGGCCATTTGGAACTCAATTTTGGCATGAAAGAGTGGGCATTTCTCACTAGTATATCCTACAGTGATTTTGACGACTTGAAAATGGGGAGTCATGGTCCTGATGACTATCTGAGACCGGAATATGTGCAGACCGTCAATGGCGAAGATGTCATAGTTAAAAATGATGACCCTGAGAAACAAGTCTCCACAGGATATGACCAATTTGGTCTGATGCAGAAGATCAGATACATGCCATCCAAGAGTTGGGATTTTGACCTGGCCCTTACCTATTCTGCAACAAGTGATTATGACCGCTACGATCGCTTAATCCAGGAGGCAGAAGGGAATCTTCGTTACGCAGAATGGTATTACGGACCTCAGCGTTGGTTCAGCGGTCGCTTTTCGGCCAATCATCACCTGGACGATGCCCTCCTATTCGATGATAGCCAACTGACTTTAGCCTATCAGCAGTTTGAAGAAAGCAGGAATAACCGGCGGTTCAATGAAGTAGAACTATACCAGAATGACGAGCAGGTCGATGCCTTTTCAGTCAACCTGGATCTGACCAAGAAGATAGATCGGACCAATATCTTTTACGGGCTTGAATACGTTTACAATTTGGTTGGCAGTTCCGGTTGGGTAACAGATATAAGCACTGGACAAACGACAGCAGATGCCACCCGATACCCGGACGGTTCAAGCTGGCAATCCATAGCAGCCTATGCCAGTATGCAATCGGATCTTGGGCCAGAGGTATCCTTTCAGGGAGGATTGCGTTACAACCATATCCTGATCGATGCTAGTTTCGAGGAGAATAATGCGTTTTTTGACTTTCCATTTTCCAACGTGGATATCAACACGGGAGCTTTGACTGGTAGCGCGGGAATTACCTGGGTTCCCAATGAAAAGATTCAGTGGAAGCTGAATTTCGGGACAGCGTTCAGAGCACCTAATATTGACGATGTAGGGAAGGTATTCGACAGTGAACCTGGCAGTGTCGTGGTCCCCAACCCAGATTTGCAACCGGAGTATGCATACAATGGAGAGATTGGGGTTCTTTTCAATTTTGGAAACATAGTTCGCCTCGACCTGGGAACCTATTACACCATCCTGGACGATGCACTGGTAAGACGAGACTTTACTATCAATGGGCAGTCTGAGATCATCTACCAAGGAGAATTGAGCAATGTTCAGGCCATTCAAAATGCAGGTAGAGCAGAAGTTTACGGTTTCGAGGCTGGAGTTGAGGTCAATTTCAGCCCGCAATGGCAACTGACCTCACAGTACAACATCACTGATGGATTCACGGAAGAAGCCGATGGGAGTGAAGTGCCGGTTCGGCACGCTGCACCCCCATTTGGAAACACTCACTTGAAGTATAAGCGCAGCAAGTGGAGCCTGGATGCATTTGCAGAATACAACGGGCAGTTTAATTTCGAAGATCTGGCTCCAAGTCAGCAAAATAATCCCTTCCTATATGCAAAGGACGAGAATGGAAATCCGTTCTCACCTTCTTGGTACACCTTGAATTTCGGGGCTCAATACGCTATTACAAAAGACCTGCAATTAACAGCCCTGTTGGAGAACATTACCGATCAACGGTACAGGCCCTATGCTTCTGGTATTGCTGCACCGGGCACCAACCTGATCTTATCCGCTAACTACGTCTTCTAG
- the recO gene encoding DNA repair protein RecO: MVVQTQALVLSTLKYGEADLIAHLLTREHGIRHYLLRGIRKSRKGKLRVSYFQPLTQLEIQAFHKDKGTLERIKEARLAYTYQSVQTDVVKSTLLLFLAEVLQQVVKEEVPDPDLFEYVTAALVWLDQHEEIASFHILFLLRLTAFLGFYPDLSHTNSLYFDLMEGRFHDRPEGDYVRSGPEIEGLKAYFGIDFDRLKDVSQPKNQRLEVLDLLLTYYQLHLQQFKKPRSLPVLIELFN; this comes from the coding sequence ATGGTCGTCCAAACTCAAGCTTTGGTATTGTCCACTCTCAAATATGGAGAGGCTGACCTCATTGCCCATCTGTTGACCAGGGAGCATGGAATTCGACATTATTTGCTAAGAGGTATTAGAAAGAGTCGAAAAGGGAAACTCCGGGTGTCTTATTTTCAGCCCCTGACCCAATTGGAGATACAGGCTTTTCACAAGGACAAAGGAACACTGGAAAGGATTAAAGAGGCCCGGTTAGCCTACACATATCAAAGTGTTCAAACAGATGTTGTTAAAAGTACATTGCTACTATTCTTAGCCGAGGTCTTGCAACAGGTAGTTAAAGAAGAAGTTCCCGATCCCGACCTGTTCGAATATGTGACCGCTGCACTGGTCTGGCTGGATCAACATGAGGAAATTGCCTCCTTTCACATCCTATTCCTACTGCGATTAACGGCTTTCCTGGGGTTCTATCCTGATCTGAGCCATACGAACAGCTTGTATTTTGACCTGATGGAGGGTAGATTTCACGACAGACCTGAGGGAGACTATGTCCGTTCAGGCCCCGAAATAGAAGGGCTGAAAGCCTATTTCGGCATAGATTTTGATAGGTTAAAGGATGTTTCACAACCAAAAAATCAACGTCTGGAGGTCCTGGATTTGCTGTTGACCTATTATCAGTTACATTTGCAGCAATTTAAAAAACCGCGATCTCTACCGGTACTTATCGAACTATTTAACTAA